A genomic segment from Comamonas terrigena NBRC 13299 encodes:
- a CDS encoding aromatic ring-hydroxylating oxygenase subunit alpha, with translation MMEKSQWHPLALSHDVIDAPLAVRLLEQDLVLWRDTSGRAQAFVDRCPHRGARLSLGRVNEGNLECPYHGWQFADNGQCVKVPAVPGFTPPPQHCVKSFNVQEAYGLVWVQLQAPEGADVPLPVFEAEANDQLRKLNCGPYDVAASAPRIIENFLDMSHFGFVHEGWLGSRDATAMAPYQVEPTPTGVKATGCKAVQPQSNLHSTKPAEVEYTYEVTAPYTALLTKIPEEGSSKQGWHEAIGLFICPVTPDTSRVWFRLAVADFESTDAQLQQFQHTIFTQDQPVLESQLPKPLPLDPRAELHSAADRMSSAYRRYLKASGVSFGVC, from the coding sequence ATGATGGAAAAAAGCCAGTGGCACCCGCTTGCCCTCTCCCACGATGTGATTGATGCTCCCCTGGCCGTGCGGCTGCTGGAGCAAGACCTGGTGCTCTGGCGCGACACCAGCGGTCGCGCCCAGGCCTTTGTCGACCGCTGCCCGCACCGCGGCGCACGCCTGTCGCTGGGCCGGGTCAACGAAGGCAATCTGGAGTGCCCCTACCATGGCTGGCAGTTCGCAGACAACGGTCAGTGCGTGAAGGTGCCGGCGGTGCCCGGTTTCACGCCGCCACCGCAGCACTGCGTCAAGTCCTTCAACGTGCAGGAAGCCTATGGCCTGGTCTGGGTGCAGCTGCAAGCACCGGAAGGCGCCGACGTGCCACTGCCGGTGTTCGAGGCGGAGGCCAACGACCAGCTGCGCAAGCTCAACTGCGGCCCGTACGACGTGGCAGCCAGCGCACCACGCATCATCGAGAACTTCCTGGACATGTCGCACTTCGGCTTTGTGCATGAAGGCTGGCTGGGCAGCCGCGATGCCACGGCCATGGCGCCTTACCAGGTGGAACCCACGCCCACCGGCGTCAAGGCCACCGGCTGCAAGGCCGTGCAGCCCCAGTCGAACCTGCATTCCACCAAGCCTGCCGAAGTGGAATACACCTATGAAGTGACGGCACCCTACACCGCGCTGCTGACCAAGATCCCGGAAGAGGGCAGCAGCAAGCAGGGCTGGCACGAAGCCATCGGCCTGTTCATCTGCCCGGTCACGCCGGACACCAGCCGCGTCTGGTTCCGCCTGGCGGTGGCCGACTTCGAGTCCACCGACGCCCAGTTGCAGCAGTTCCAGCACACCATCTTCACGCAGGACCAGCCGGTGCTGGAGTCGCAACTGCCCAAGCCGCTGCCGCTGGACCCGCGCGCCGAGCTGCATTCGGCTGCCGACCGCATGTCGTCCGCCTACCGCCGCTATCTGAAAGCCAGTGGCGTCAGTTTTGGCGTGTGCTGA
- a CDS encoding BMP family ABC transporter substrate-binding protein has translation MTDLKKRSLFKMAAMSAVAAAVLAGCGKKEEPAPAAPAAEPAPAAKAEPLKIGFAYVGPVGDGGWTFAHDQARKKLEAEFGDKIQTSFVESVPEGPDAERVLRDLASQGNKVVFGTTFGYMDSIQKLAGDFKDVKWEHATGYKTAENVRTYDSRTYEGAYLAGIIAGSMTKSNTLGIVGSVPIPEVIRNINSFTLGAQSVNPKVKTKVVWVNEWFSPPKETEAATSLINGGADILFQNTDSPAVLKTAEEKGIRAFGWDSDMTAYGPKAHLGSSIINWAPYYSKAVNDVLNNTWATGSSWWGVKEGAIDLVSIAEDVPAEAKAKVEEVKKGLKEGTYVIWKGPIASNDGKEVLAADKAADDAFLQGVNFYVKGVEGKVPGAK, from the coding sequence ATGACAGACCTGAAGAAACGCTCTTTGTTCAAGATGGCGGCCATGTCCGCTGTGGCAGCGGCCGTGTTGGCTGGCTGCGGCAAGAAGGAAGAGCCGGCACCGGCCGCTCCCGCAGCCGAACCCGCACCTGCCGCCAAGGCCGAGCCGCTGAAGATCGGTTTCGCCTACGTCGGCCCGGTGGGTGACGGCGGCTGGACGTTCGCGCACGACCAGGCCCGCAAGAAGCTGGAAGCCGAGTTTGGCGACAAGATCCAGACCTCCTTCGTGGAAAGCGTGCCCGAAGGTCCGGACGCCGAGCGCGTGCTGCGCGACCTGGCTTCCCAGGGCAACAAGGTGGTCTTCGGCACCACCTTCGGCTACATGGACAGCATCCAGAAGCTGGCCGGCGACTTCAAGGACGTGAAGTGGGAACACGCCACCGGCTACAAGACCGCCGAGAACGTGCGCACCTATGACAGCCGCACCTACGAAGGCGCCTACCTGGCCGGCATCATCGCCGGCTCGATGACCAAGTCCAACACCCTGGGCATCGTGGGCTCGGTGCCCATCCCCGAAGTGATCCGCAACATCAACAGCTTCACGCTGGGCGCGCAGAGCGTGAACCCCAAGGTCAAGACCAAGGTGGTCTGGGTCAATGAATGGTTCAGCCCTCCCAAGGAAACCGAAGCTGCCACCAGCCTGATCAACGGCGGCGCCGACATCCTGTTCCAGAACACCGATTCGCCTGCCGTGCTGAAGACCGCCGAAGAAAAGGGCATCCGTGCCTTCGGCTGGGATTCGGACATGACCGCCTACGGTCCCAAGGCCCACCTGGGTTCGTCCATCATCAACTGGGCGCCTTACTACTCCAAGGCCGTCAACGATGTGCTGAACAACACCTGGGCCACGGGCAGCAGCTGGTGGGGAGTGAAGGAAGGCGCCATCGATCTGGTGTCCATCGCCGAAGACGTGCCTGCCGAAGCCAAGGCCAAGGTGGAAGAGGTCAAGAAGGGCCTGAAGGAAGGCACGTACGTGATCTGGAAGGGCCCGATCGCCTCCAACGACGGCAAGGAAGTGCTGGCAGCCGACAAGGCCGCCGACGACGCTTTCCTGCAAGGCGTCAACTTCTACGTCAAGGGCGTGGAAGGCAAGGTGCCCGGCGCCAAGTAA
- a CDS encoding BMP family ABC transporter substrate-binding protein, translating into MNALRKRTLLKMIGLSAVSVAALTACGKKEEAPAPAAAPAAQAPAADKLKVGFMYVSPIGDGGWTFQHELARKAIQEKFGDKIETSMVESVPESADAERVMRDMAGQGNKLVFATSFGYQEFVQKAAADLKDVKFEHATGYKQADNVAVYDSKTFEGAYLAGLVAGAMTKTKTVGVVASVPIPEVVRNINSFVLGAQAIDPSIKAKVVWVNEWFSPPKESEAATSLLNGGVDVMYQNTNSPAVLKTAEERGAYAFGKDGDMSAFAPKAHLGSAVINWTPYYTKVVEDTLAGNWQGGNYWWGVKEGAMDLVKIADQVPQDIKDKVEKAKAGMRDGSFAVWTGPIKDNTGKEVLAAGQVADDGFLRGINFYVNGVEGKVPGAGGK; encoded by the coding sequence ATGAACGCACTGCGCAAGCGCACTTTGCTCAAGATGATCGGCCTGTCGGCCGTGTCCGTGGCGGCCCTGACGGCCTGCGGCAAGAAGGAAGAAGCACCGGCTCCGGCCGCTGCCCCTGCTGCCCAGGCACCGGCGGCCGACAAGCTGAAGGTCGGTTTCATGTACGTCAGCCCCATCGGAGATGGCGGCTGGACCTTCCAGCACGAGCTGGCGCGCAAGGCGATTCAGGAGAAGTTCGGCGACAAGATCGAAACCTCCATGGTGGAAAGCGTGCCCGAGTCGGCCGACGCCGAGCGCGTGATGCGTGACATGGCCGGCCAGGGCAACAAGCTGGTCTTCGCAACCAGCTTCGGCTACCAGGAATTCGTGCAGAAGGCGGCCGCCGATCTGAAGGACGTGAAGTTCGAGCACGCCACCGGCTACAAGCAGGCCGACAACGTGGCCGTGTACGACAGCAAGACCTTCGAAGGCGCCTATCTGGCCGGTCTGGTGGCCGGTGCCATGACCAAGACCAAGACCGTGGGTGTGGTGGCTTCGGTGCCCATCCCCGAAGTGGTGCGCAACATCAACAGCTTTGTGCTGGGCGCCCAGGCCATCGATCCCTCGATCAAGGCCAAGGTGGTATGGGTGAACGAATGGTTCAGCCCCCCCAAGGAATCGGAAGCTGCCACCAGCCTGCTCAACGGCGGTGTGGACGTGATGTACCAGAACACCAATTCGCCCGCCGTGCTCAAGACCGCCGAAGAGCGCGGTGCCTATGCCTTCGGCAAGGACGGCGACATGAGCGCCTTCGCGCCCAAGGCCCACCTGGGCTCGGCCGTGATCAACTGGACGCCTTACTACACCAAGGTGGTGGAAGACACGCTGGCCGGCAACTGGCAGGGCGGCAACTACTGGTGGGGCGTCAAGGAAGGCGCCATGGATCTGGTGAAGATCGCCGACCAGGTGCCCCAGGACATCAAGGACAAGGTCGAGAAGGCCAAGGCCGGCATGAGGGACGGCAGCTTCGCCGTCTGGACCGGTCCCATCAAGGACAACACCGGCAAGGAAGTGCTGGCCGCCGGCCAGGTGGCCGATGACGGCTTCCTGCGTGGCATCAACTTCTACGTCAATGGCGTGGAAGGCAAGGTGCCGGGCGCAGGCGGCAAATAA
- a CDS encoding ABC transporter permease, producing MDAYALLLGSTLSAGTVLALAALGLLINEKAGIVNLGAEGMMLCAALAGFAAVVHTGSTWIGFAAGMAAGALLAGLFGVLVIWLNTNQYATGLALSLFGTGFSAFAGQAYVQAKLPELPKYAIPLLSDIPVIGPALFKLHPLVYITVLLALALIAFLYRSRAGLVLRAVGESPESAHAIGYAVRPIRLAAVMAGGALCGLAGAYISTVYTPLWVEGMVAGRGWIALALTTFATWRPARVLLGAYLFGGVTMLQFHLQATGVQVASQLLSMLPYLATIVVLVIISRNPAWIRANMPASLGKPFYPGS from the coding sequence ATGGACGCTTACGCACTGCTACTGGGTTCCACCCTGAGCGCCGGCACCGTGCTGGCGCTGGCGGCCCTGGGTCTGCTGATCAATGAAAAAGCCGGCATCGTCAACCTGGGGGCCGAAGGCATGATGCTGTGCGCCGCCCTGGCGGGCTTTGCCGCGGTGGTGCACACCGGCAGCACCTGGATCGGCTTTGCCGCCGGCATGGCGGCGGGCGCGCTGCTGGCCGGCCTGTTCGGGGTGCTGGTGATCTGGTTGAACACCAACCAGTACGCCACCGGTCTGGCGCTGAGCCTTTTCGGCACCGGCTTCTCGGCCTTTGCCGGCCAGGCCTATGTGCAGGCCAAGCTGCCAGAGCTGCCCAAGTACGCCATTCCGCTGCTGTCGGACATCCCGGTCATCGGCCCGGCACTGTTCAAGCTGCATCCGCTGGTCTACATCACCGTGCTGCTGGCGCTGGCGCTGATCGCTTTCCTGTACCGCTCGCGCGCCGGGCTGGTGCTGCGTGCCGTGGGCGAATCGCCCGAATCGGCCCACGCCATCGGCTATGCCGTGCGTCCCATCCGTCTGGCGGCCGTGATGGCCGGTGGCGCGCTGTGCGGTCTGGCAGGTGCCTACATCTCCACGGTGTATACCCCGCTGTGGGTCGAAGGAATGGTCGCGGGCCGTGGCTGGATTGCCCTGGCGCTGACCACCTTCGCCACCTGGCGGCCGGCCCGCGTGCTGCTGGGTGCCTACCTGTTCGGCGGCGTGACCATGCTGCAGTTCCACCTGCAGGCCACGGGCGTGCAGGTGGCCAGCCAGCTGCTGTCCATGCTGCCTTATCTGGCCACCATCGTGGTGCTGGTTATCATCTCGCGCAATCCGGCCTGGATCCGCGCGAACATGCCGGCTTCCCTCGGCAAGCCGTTCTATCCCGGCTCCTGA
- a CDS encoding ABC transporter permease has protein sequence MIKLEQRPQASRWWTYGSPLLALAITVLIGIVLFMLLGKDPVKGLQAFFWEPLKTTYAMGEVAMKATPLLLIALGLAVCFRSNVWNIGAEGQFVIGAVAAGGVALLADKTTGPWIVPVILLAGVLGGMVWAGIVALLRDKFNANEILVSLMLVYVGTLVLGYLVYGPWKDPMGYNFPQSKMFERVTQIPKLIEGTRLHIGTLLALLGSALLWVFLFRTKLGFAQQVGGLAPAAARYAGFSSRRALWTALLISGGCAGLAGALEVAGPIGQLTPYVPAGYGFAAIIVAFVGRLHPVGMIFSAILMSMFYIGGELAQSRLGLPKSLTGVFQGLLLFTLLACDTLIAYRLRWVSAPKGAAKGGQ, from the coding sequence ATGATCAAGCTGGAACAACGTCCCCAGGCTTCGCGCTGGTGGACCTATGGATCGCCCTTGCTGGCGCTGGCCATCACGGTGCTGATCGGCATCGTCCTGTTCATGCTGCTGGGCAAGGACCCGGTCAAGGGGCTGCAGGCCTTCTTCTGGGAGCCGCTGAAGACCACCTACGCCATGGGCGAGGTGGCCATGAAAGCCACGCCGCTGCTGCTGATCGCACTGGGCCTGGCCGTGTGCTTTCGCTCCAATGTGTGGAACATCGGCGCTGAAGGGCAGTTCGTGATCGGTGCCGTGGCAGCCGGTGGTGTGGCCCTGCTGGCCGACAAGACCACCGGTCCCTGGATCGTGCCGGTGATCCTGCTGGCGGGTGTGCTCGGCGGCATGGTGTGGGCGGGCATCGTGGCCTTGCTGCGCGACAAGTTCAACGCCAACGAGATCCTGGTCAGCCTGATGTTGGTCTATGTCGGCACCCTGGTGCTGGGCTATCTGGTCTATGGTCCCTGGAAGGACCCCATGGGCTACAACTTCCCGCAGAGCAAGATGTTCGAGCGGGTCACGCAGATTCCCAAGCTGATCGAAGGCACGCGCCTGCACATCGGCACGCTGCTGGCCTTGCTCGGCTCGGCCCTGCTGTGGGTCTTCCTGTTCCGCACCAAGCTGGGCTTTGCCCAGCAGGTGGGCGGTCTGGCCCCGGCGGCGGCGCGCTACGCCGGTTTCTCCTCGCGCCGCGCGCTGTGGACGGCGCTGCTGATCTCGGGCGGCTGTGCCGGCCTGGCGGGTGCACTGGAAGTGGCGGGCCCCATTGGCCAGCTCACCCCCTATGTGCCGGCCGGTTACGGCTTTGCTGCCATCATCGTGGCCTTCGTGGGGCGCCTGCACCCGGTGGGCATGATCTTCTCTGCCATTCTCATGAGCATGTTCTATATCGGTGGTGAGCTGGCGCAGTCGCGTCTGGGCCTGCCCAAGTCTTTGACCGGCGTCTTCCAGGGTCTGCTGCTTTTCACGCTGCTGGCATGCGACACCCTGATCGCCTACCGCCTGCGCTGGGTCTCCGCTCCCAAGGGCGCAGCAAAAGGAGGCCAGTGA